In Streptomyces sp. SN-593, a single genomic region encodes these proteins:
- a CDS encoding DUF1707 and DUF4190 domain-containing protein, whose amino-acid sequence MLAGDADRERAVDVLKEAYTQGRLRPEEYDERVGRAYQARTYDDLDRITADIPGPMAPYPVYPQVPFAFAPPVQGTNGMATASLVCGILGTVTMGAASIPAIICGHLAKGQIRRTGQAGDGQATAGLVLGYLCLFGLLAFIGTIVAVVASAPGP is encoded by the coding sequence ATGCTGGCCGGTGACGCGGATCGTGAGCGTGCGGTGGACGTCCTCAAGGAGGCGTACACCCAGGGCCGGTTGAGGCCCGAGGAGTACGACGAGCGGGTCGGCCGGGCGTACCAGGCGCGGACCTACGACGACCTCGACCGGATCACCGCGGACATCCCGGGCCCGATGGCGCCGTACCCGGTGTACCCGCAGGTGCCCTTCGCCTTCGCCCCGCCGGTCCAGGGCACCAACGGCATGGCGACCGCCTCGCTGGTCTGCGGCATCCTCGGCACGGTCACCATGGGGGCCGCCTCGATCCCGGCGATCATCTGCGGGCACCTCGCCAAGGGCCAGATCCGCCGCACCGGACAGGCCGGCGACGGCCAGGCCACCGCGGGGCTCGTCCTCGGCTACCTCTGCCTGTTCGGCCTGCTCGCCTTCATCGGCACGATCGTCGCCGTCGTCGCCAGCGCCCCCGGCCCCTGA
- the rpsL gene encoding 30S ribosomal protein S12, giving the protein MPTIQQLVRKGRQDKVEKNKTPALKGSPQRRGVCTRVYTTTPKKPNSALRKVARVRLTSGIEVTAYIPGEGHNLQEHSIVLVRGGRVKDLPGVRYKIIRGSLDTQGVKNRKQARSRYGAKKEK; this is encoded by the coding sequence GTGCCTACGATCCAGCAGCTGGTCCGAAAGGGCCGGCAGGACAAGGTCGAGAAGAACAAGACGCCCGCGCTGAAGGGTTCGCCCCAGCGCCGCGGCGTCTGCACGCGTGTCTACACGACCACCCCGAAGAAGCCGAACTCGGCCCTCCGTAAGGTCGCGCGTGTCCGTCTGACCAGCGGTATCGAGGTCACCGCCTACATCCCGGGCGAGGGCCACAACCTTCAGGAGCACTCCATCGTGCTCGTGCGCGGCGGCCGTGTGAAGGACCTGCCGGGTGTTCGCTACAAGATCATCCGCGGTTCGCTCGACACGCAGGGCGTGAAGAACCGTAAGCAGGCCCGCAGCCGCTACGGCGCCA